AAAAACACAGGTCTCTGCGAAGCCGAAAGGCGACGTATAGGGGCTGACACCTGCCCGGTGCTGGAAGGTTAAGGGGAGCGCTTAGCGGAAGCGAAGGTGCGAACCGAAGCCCCAGTAAACGGCGGCCGTAACTATAACGGTCCTAAGGTAGCGAAATTCCTTGTCGGGTAAGTTCCGACCCGCACGAAAGGTGTAACGACTTGGGCGCTGTCTCAACGAGAGACCCGGTGAAATTATACTACCTGTGAAGATGCAGGTTACCCGCGACAGGACGGAAAGACCCCGTGGAGCTTTACTGCAGCCTGATATGGAATTTTGGTATCGCTTGTACAGGATAGGTGGGAGCCTGGGAAGCCGGAGCGCCAGCTTCGGTGGAGGCGACGGTGGGATACCACCCTGGCGGTATTGAAATTCTAACCCGCACCCCTTAGCGGGGTGGGAGACAGTGTCAGGTGGGCAGTTTGACTGGGGCGGTCGCCTCCCAAAAGGTAACGGAGGCGCCCAAAGGTTCCCTCAGAATGGTTGGAAATCATTCGGAGAGTGCAAAGGCACAAGGGAGCTTGACTGCGAGACGGACAGGTCGAGCAGGGACGAAAGTCGGGCTTAGTGATCCGGTGTTCCGCATGGAAGGGCCATCGCTCAACGGATAAAAGCTACCCCGGGGAAACAGGCTGATCTCCCCCAAGAGTCCACATCGACGGGGAGGTTTGGCACCTCGATGTCGGCTCATCGCATCCTGGGGCTGTAGTCGGTCCCAAGGGTTGGGCTGTTCGCCCATTAAAGCGGTACGCGAGCTGGGTTCAGAACGTCGTGAGACAGTTCGGTCCCTATCCGTCGCGGGCGGAGGAAATTTGAGAGGAGCTGTCCTTAGTACGAGAGGACCGGGATGGACGCACCGCTGGTGTACCAGTTGTCCCGCCAGGGGCACCGCTGGGTAGCTATGTGCGGACGGGATAAGCGCTGAAAGCATCTAAGCGTGAAGCCCCCTCAAGATGAGATTTCCCACCGCGCAAAGCGGGTAAGATCCCTCGAAGATGACGAGGTCGATAGGTCCGAGGTGGAAGCGTGGCGACACGTGGAGCTGACGGATACTAATCGATCGAGGGCTTGACCTATGAGCGGCTTCTTCCAACGGTTATCTAGTTTTGAGGGAATGAACATCCTGTTGACAAATCAACAGGATGGATATAATAATTACTGTCCAAGATGATCATCATTGCCTAGTGGCTATGGCGGAGGGGAAACACCCGTTCCCATCCCGAACACGGAAGTTAAGCCCTCCAGCGCCGATGGTAGTTGGGGCCAGCGCCCCTGCAAGAGTAGGTCGCTGCTAGGCAATAAACGAGCAGCCAGTTGCATTGGTGCAATTGGCTGTTTTCGTTTTTTGAGGAAAAAACGATAAGGACCCGCTCAATGTCTCTCTTCCTTTCATCTACTAGTATAGAATGTTAGCAATGTGGGAAACATAGAGGATGGGAGGTGGAGAGCGTGAGGACATCAATAGCAGACCGGAATCAACGCGAACATGTATGCATCGTTTGTGAACAGGAAAAAAAGGAAGGGATTTTCCTTTTTGGCCATTTTCTTTGTTTGGACTGCAACCGGCGATTGTGCAAACGAATACGGACGACCCGAACTACTCGTTTTATGTGCGGCAGCTGCGCAAAATGTTTACATCGAAAATTCACTCGTAATCAGGGCCTGCATTTGGGCCTGTTTTATTTTGCGATTGACGCGACTCGTGCGTTTTTCGGGCGTTTGTGATACTATATGTTTGATGTTTCTCCTGCATATCCCATGCATTTCGGCAGTCTGCCCGGATGATGGCCGTTCTGGGACAGACAGCAAGGAAAGAGGATGATGATGGATCAAACGAAAACTCCTTTATATGACGCTCTCGGCACCATTGGGCGCGCCGCCCGGTTTCGTTTCACGTGCCGGGACATAAATACGGCGCTTTGTTTTCGAAACGAGGGAGAGATATGTTTGCGCCGCTGTTGGCGTTGGATGCGACGGAAATTTCCGGCTTGGATGACTTGCATCATCCTGAGTCGGTGATTGCCGAGGCGCAGGCGCTGGCGGCGGAGCTGTATGGCGTTAGGGAGACGTTTTTCCTTGTGAACGGTTCGACGGCAGGGAATTTGGCAATGATCGCCGCCGTGTGTGATGGAAAGAGGAAGAAAGTGATTGTACAACGCAATTGCCATAAATCGGTGATGCATGCATTGCAACTCATGGAAGCCACTCCTGTTCTACTTGCTCCCGAGTTTGATCGTGATGTGTGTGTCGCTTCGCACATTCGTCCTAAAGCGGTCAAAGAGGCGTTGGCGCTTCATGATGATGTTCTGCGGTTGTATTGACGAACCCAAATTATTATGGAATGGCCGCCGATTTGACAGAAATCGTCCGTCTAGTTCATGAACATGGCATTCCGGTGCTGGTTGATGAGGCGCATGGCGCCCATTTCGTTGTCGGCCCCCTTTTCCGACATCGGCGCTTCGCTATGGCGCCGATGTTGTCGTGCAGTCGGCGCATAAAACGTTGCCGGCGATGACGATGGGAGCGTTTTTGGCATGTAAACAGCGAGCGGGTTGAGCTTGAGCGGTTGAATATTTTTGCAGTGTTTCAGTCAAGCAGCCCGTCTTACCCGATTATGGCGTCGCTCGATTTGGCGCGGAGTTATGTCGCCCAGCTTTCAAAAAGCGATGCGGCGGCGATCGTGGCAGAAATTGAGAAGTTTAAAGCAGCCTTGGCCGATATTGACGGGGTGGCAGTCGTTTGTTCCCGCCATTTTGGCGTACAGACCGACCCGCTGAAAGTAACGG
Above is a window of Geobacillus thermoleovorans DNA encoding:
- a CDS encoding aminotransferase class I/II-fold pyridoxal phosphate-dependent enzyme produces the protein MPGHKYGALFSKRGRDMFAPLLALDATEISGLDDLHHPESVIAEAQALAAELYGVRETFFLVNGSTAGNLAMIAAVCDGKRKKVIVQRNCHKSVMHALQLMEATPVLLAPEFDRDVCVASHIRPKAVKEALALHDDVLRLY